The following proteins are encoded in a genomic region of Rhinoraja longicauda isolate Sanriku21f chromosome 14, sRhiLon1.1, whole genome shotgun sequence:
- the maml1 gene encoding mastermind-like protein 1 isoform X1: MAEFALPRHSAVVERLRKRIELCRRHHSACEVRYEHATAERLELERQHSLALHQRCLQTKSKRAAKQRPQPPAPAPPPQSGFTDSPQPAADQSRSSTLQALHERVKRKLKADGSTLNGDQQNGFVEGSYLGTKKLQLNGELVVNGSSNGMPSMSPLHPREKRSAIGDGAQGNVNHPISLDNLKKECLPDSNVQMNGNSDGVDGFTLIKELKQVPSLDLACVNPSGTSLSQNNMFPDINLNEQEWQELFDELNRSVPDQDIQDLFNEDFEEKKDIEPTGSDQTSLSDNITIKTEFSPSSFEHEQTESPQPRPSPSGPSFSSVSLATVTTAPSVSQPVAQATGPTPAGTRPASSVLLPGNPAMSVERSHAQQLQQMAANQKQRAQLMQKQQVQHSSPNQVQNWAATPTQNPLGSPFSLEKPCSPSLYQQDFNQKLSMASMPPKSSAKAGGTYLQPNRVAMLSQPPNSLGPNSPSSQAPLLNYANTKRLTHFEMSDGQRVLVQNQNKTAMFAYMRQQQQQQLSHLGEEQKRLLVMKQKELTQSSMTYRPHLQHSQDQNPGNVTRTQNAVQGSGPTTQPPPVSIAGSHGNAGYLSGQQQAVAMKQQLLMDQQKQREQQLQLMEQQKQQYLQRQQQLLAEREKQRKHQEQQLQRHLTRPPLQYQDQQQNPYHVEQVSQFQGSPQVLQTVGNLSTSSPGGSRLFSQSQNMIQIAPSQNAVSSSGSAASQPELGVTQYNNMHNVQQGMYNVGSSLNQMLSQDTITNGQHSNSLQRQPSRTRGTPVLTGYSQNHLGTSSLAQQQHSKGPATQAVSKTPLQRLPGAVANQNSSWQHQALQTVSNQNEPSSNLVAFSSTSTFHVRPSHRKIASQQFVQGMPRASLQATRPMGTINSSIGGQMMPTLGGSLSQTNPPPQAVPSLTQSVTDMATFGPGQQMGARSSLHCNQSFQVRSSSQELPFSFGSQSGGSTLQGLPGDTDLMDSLLKNRTTEEWIIDLDEFLGSQH, encoded by the exons CTTCATGAGCGGGTGAAAAGAAAATTGAAAGCCGACGGTTCTACTTTGAATGGAGATCAGCAGAATGGATTTGTAGAAGGGAGCTATTTGGGGACCAAGAAGCTGCAATTGAATGGGGAACTCGTGGTTAACGGCTCCTCCAATGGGATGCCATCTATGTCTCCACTCCACCCAAGGGAAAAAAGATCTGCTATCGGGGATGGGGCCCAAGGCAATGTTAATCATCCTATAAGCTTGGATAACTTGAAGAAGGAATGTCTTCCAGATTCCAATGTGCAGATGAATGGAaacagtgatggtgttgatggcTTCACTCTTATTAAAGAGCTGAAGCAAGTACCATCTCTGGATTTGGCTTGTGTCAACCCATCAGGTACTTCTCTCTCCCAGAACAACATGTTCCCGGATATTAACTTGAACGAACAAGAATGGCAGGAGTTGTTTGATGAATTAAATCGTTCAGTGCCAGATCAAGATATACAGGATCTTTTCAATGAGGATTTTGAGGAGAAGAAGGATATTGAACCAACTGGTTCCGATCAGACCTCCTTATCAGACAACATCACTATAAAAACTGAGTTTTCTCCATCTTCATTTGAGCATGAGCAAACAGAATCTCCGCAGCCTCGGCCATCTCCCTCAGGACCTTCATTCTCAAGCGTGTCTTTAGCTACTGTGACTACTGCCCCATCAGTCTCCCAGCCGGTTGCACAAGCCACGGGGCCCACTCCAGCAGGTACAAGGCCTGCATCTAGTGTTCTCCTGCCTGGCAATCCAGCGATGTCCGTGGAGCGCTCTCATGCGCAGCAGCTCCAGCAGATGGCTGCCAACCAGAAGCAGAGGGCCCAACTCATGCAGAAGCAGCAGGTACAACACTCCTCGCCCAACCAGGTCCAAAACTGGGCGGCGACTCCCACCCAAAATCCACTGGGCAGCCCCTTCAGCCTCGAGAAGCCCTGCAGCCCTTCGTTGTACCAGCAGGACTTCAATCAGAAACTCTCTATGGCCAGCATGCCACCAAAGAGCTCCGCCAAAGCTGGTGGCACCTACCTGCAGCCAAATCGTGTGGCAATGCTGAGCCAGCCTCCTAACTCTTTGGGGCCAAACTCTCCAAGCAGCCAGGCTCCGTTACTGAACTACGCTAACACTAAACGGTTGACCCATTTCGAAATGTCCGACGGCCAAAGGGTGTTGGTACAGAACCAGAACAAAACTGCAATGTTCGCGTAcatgaggcagcagcagcagcagcagctttcCCATCTCGGCGAGGAACAGAAACGACTGCTAGTGATGAAACAAAAGGAGCTGACCCAGAGTAGCATGACGTACAGACCTCATCTGCAGCACAGCCAG GATCAAAATCCAGGAAACGTCACCAGGACGCAAAATGCCGTCCAGGGATCGGGTCCGACGACGCAGCCTCCCCCGGTTTCCATTGCCGGCAGCCATGGCAACGCGGGTTACCTGAGTGGCCAACAGCAGGCTGTGGCCATGAAGCAGCAGCTGCTGATGGATCAGCAAAAGCAGCGAGAGCAGCAACTGCAGCTGATGGAGCAACAGAAGCAGCAGTACCTGCAGCGGCAGCAGCAACTCCTGGCCGAGAGG GAGAAGCAGAGGAAACATCAGGAGCAACAGTTACAGAGGCATCTCACCAGGCCTCCACTTCAGTACCAAGATCAACAGCAAAACCCTTACCATGTTGAGCAGGTCAGCCAGTTTCAGG GTTCCCCTCAAGTTCTTCAAACGGTTGGAAATCTGTCCACGTCAAGTCCAGGTGGCTCTCGATTGTTCTCCCAGAGTCAAAACATGATCCAGATTGCTCCGAGCCAGAATGCTGTCTCCTCCAGTGGCTCAGCTGCCTCCCAGCCAGAGCTGGGAGTGACCCAGTACAATAACATGCACAATGTCCAACAGGGAATGTACAACGTGGGCTCGAGTCTGAACCAAATGCTTTCACAGGACACGATCACAAATGGGCAGCATTCAAACTCATTGCAGAGGCAACCAAGTAGGACTCGAGGCACCCCCGTACTAACGGGGTACAGTCAGAATCACCTCGGCACCTCCAGCCTTGCACAGCAGCAGCATAGCAAAGGACCTGCTACTCAGGCGGTGTCAAAGACTCCCTTGCAGAGGTTACCCGGTGCTGTGGCAAATCAAAATTCCTCATGGCAGCATCAAGCTTTGCAAACTGTGAGCAACCAAAACGAACCCAGCAGTAACCTCGTAGCATTCAGTAGTACCTCAACTTTCCATGTGAGGCCATCACACCGGAAAATAGCGAGCCAGCAGTTTGTGCAGGGAATGCCCCGTGCGAGTCTTCAGGCAACCAGACCGATGGGAACTATCAACTCGAGCATTGGTGGACAGATGATGCCGACGTTAGGTGGCTCTCTGTCACAGACAAACCCGCCCCCCCAAGCGGTGCCCAGTTTAACCCAGTCTGTTACGGACATGGCAACCTTCGGCCCCGGCCAGCAAATGGGTGCCAGGAGCAGCCTCCACTGCAATCAAAGTTTCCAGGTAAGAAGCTCCAGTCAGGAACTACCGTTTAGCTTCGGTAGTCAGTCTGGTGGCAGCACACTTCAGGGACTGCCTGGAGACACGGACCTGATGGACTCCTTGTTGAAAAACAGGACTACGGAAGAATGGATAATCGATTTGGACGAGTTTCTGGGATCTCAACATTGA